In a single window of the Candidatus Lernaella stagnicola genome:
- a CDS encoding flagellar basal body-associated FliL family protein, translating into MVDQEGMEPVEEQEKGGKSKIKLIIIGVAVIAVIGAAVGALFAFGILGSGGQSDADPALEPEQIVGSADPTKVLPTVPLESFVVNLSDAEQSRFLKVTIVIELTREDLAEEVEKRTQKIKDAVITLLSSKSVAQVRDSKGKLKLKQEITLRLNEILGGNSVSEILFTEFIIS; encoded by the coding sequence ATGGTTGATCAGGAAGGCATGGAACCGGTCGAGGAGCAGGAAAAGGGCGGCAAATCAAAGATTAAGCTGATCATCATCGGCGTCGCGGTAATCGCCGTGATCGGCGCGGCGGTTGGCGCACTCTTTGCATTTGGTATTCTCGGAAGTGGAGGGCAATCTGATGCGGATCCCGCTCTCGAACCTGAGCAAATAGTGGGGTCGGCGGATCCCACGAAAGTGTTGCCGACGGTTCCCCTGGAATCTTTCGTCGTCAACTTGTCAGATGCCGAGCAAAGTCGCTTTTTGAAAGTGACGATTGTCATTGAGTTAACCCGCGAGGATTTGGCCGAAGAAGTGGAGAAGCGCACACAGAAGATCAAAGACGCGGTGATCACGTTGCTCTCCAGCAAATCCGTCGCGCAAGTTCGTGACAGTAAGGGCAAACTAAAGTTGAAACAGGAAATTACGCTGCGGCTGAACGAGATTCTCGGTGGAAATTCCGTCAGCGAAATCCTGTTTACGGAGTTCATCATTTCGTGA
- a CDS encoding IPT/TIG domain-containing protein, which yields MKRLTLTLTLAICSVAVVIAMISHGGCGRDFNRFPSGSGSLISLTSVEPDSGSNAADIDIVLRGSGFTGVPRVLIGAVEGTSVAVVTAELIQAKVPAGTPAGTLDITVITETLEQATLQAAFTVIDPTTLTVESIVPNQGLDDVAVNVTITGSNFLAGANVALGANTLETVNVVDVTKIEATVPPGLTPGVYDVIVSNSSTATARLAIGYEVLSSEILQITSIDPDYGPNDVSTSVTIYGANFEEDMTVLIGPNALQDVTRVASDILTATVPAGITPGVYTVRLINSLDEIAELENGYTVETPGDDDTTDDDTTDDDTTDDDTVDDDTTDDDTTDDDTTDDDTTPPDDDDDDDNDNDNDDNDDNDDDDNDNDDNDNDNDDNNDDNDDDDNDNDDNDDNDATV from the coding sequence ATGAAACGGCTGACGCTGACGCTGACGCTGGCCATTTGCTCCGTCGCGGTCGTGATAGCGATGATTTCCCATGGCGGCTGCGGCCGCGATTTCAATCGCTTTCCTTCCGGCTCGGGTTCGTTGATTTCCCTGACCAGCGTCGAGCCCGATTCCGGATCCAACGCGGCCGACATTGACATCGTCCTGCGCGGTAGTGGGTTCACGGGCGTGCCTCGCGTGTTGATCGGCGCCGTGGAAGGTACTTCCGTGGCCGTCGTCACCGCCGAACTCATCCAAGCCAAGGTTCCGGCCGGTACCCCGGCGGGCACCTTGGATATCACCGTCATCACCGAAACCCTCGAACAGGCAACCTTGCAGGCGGCGTTCACGGTCATTGACCCGACGACGCTGACCGTGGAATCCATCGTTCCCAATCAGGGTTTGGATGACGTGGCCGTGAACGTCACGATTACCGGCTCCAATTTTCTGGCCGGCGCTAACGTGGCCCTCGGCGCCAATACCTTGGAAACGGTCAACGTGGTCGACGTCACGAAGATTGAGGCCACTGTGCCGCCGGGCCTGACGCCGGGCGTCTACGACGTCATCGTCAGCAATTCGTCTACCGCGACCGCCCGCTTGGCGATCGGCTACGAAGTGCTTTCCTCGGAAATTTTGCAGATTACGAGCATCGACCCGGATTACGGCCCAAATGATGTCTCCACCTCGGTGACCATCTACGGCGCCAACTTTGAGGAAGACATGACGGTGCTCATCGGCCCCAACGCCTTGCAGGATGTCACGCGCGTGGCGTCCGATATTCTGACCGCCACGGTGCCGGCCGGAATCACGCCCGGCGTGTACACCGTGCGGTTGATCAACAGTCTGGATGAAATCGCCGAACTCGAGAACGGTTACACCGTCGAAACGCCGGGCGATGACGACACGACCGATGACGACACGACCGACGACGATACCACCGACGACGATACCGTCGACGACGATACCACCGACGACGACACAACCGACGACGATACAACCGACGACGATACAACACCTCCAGATGACGACGATGACGACGATAACGATAACGATAATGACGACAACGATGACAACGACGACGACGATAACGATAATGACGACAACGATAACGATAATGACGACAACAACGACGACAACGACGACGATGATAATGACAACGATGACAACGACGACAACGACGCGACGGTCTAA
- a CDS encoding OmpA family protein — translation MARKKKQEEPKSSSFTVMFTSLSIILLAFFILLNSMATMEEKRVKAALGSLTAVFSGFGTGPLFPRADSLVTIGEELAMRAGGPGRELKKKVDDMLAEEGLGEKVELVEDKDDLLLVFKDHILFDSSQAYIKPQMTDVLEVISGFVSTTDFPLVVEGHTDNNPISTARFPSNWELSTARAGAVVRRLVEVHGVDAHKISGVGCGEFKPIAANDTPENRAKNRRVVLRFAGMAKAEREKIDANKDIAGPAKVGL, via the coding sequence TTGGCGCGCAAAAAAAAGCAGGAAGAACCAAAATCCAGCTCCTTTACGGTGATGTTCACTTCCTTATCGATTATCCTCCTGGCTTTCTTCATTCTGCTTAATTCCATGGCGACGATGGAGGAAAAGCGGGTCAAGGCGGCCTTGGGAAGCCTTACCGCCGTGTTCTCCGGTTTCGGGACGGGGCCGCTTTTCCCGCGGGCCGACTCCCTGGTTACGATCGGCGAAGAGTTGGCGATGCGTGCCGGAGGTCCCGGGCGGGAACTGAAAAAAAAAGTCGACGACATGCTCGCCGAGGAGGGTCTCGGCGAGAAAGTGGAACTGGTCGAGGATAAAGACGACCTCCTGCTCGTGTTCAAAGACCACATTCTCTTCGACTCCAGCCAAGCCTATATCAAACCGCAGATGACGGACGTTCTGGAAGTCATTTCCGGTTTCGTTTCCACAACCGATTTCCCCCTCGTCGTGGAAGGGCACACCGACAACAACCCCATCTCCACCGCGCGCTTTCCCAGTAACTGGGAACTCTCCACCGCGCGGGCCGGAGCGGTCGTGCGGCGACTCGTGGAAGTGCACGGCGTGGACGCCCACAAGATTTCCGGTGTCGGCTGCGGAGAATTCAAGCCGATCGCGGCCAACGACACGCCGGAAAACCGAGCGAAAAACCGGCGCGTCGTTTTGCGTTTCGCAGGCATGGCGAAAGCGGAACGGGAAAAAATCGACGCGAACAAGGACATCGCCGGTCCCGCGAAAGTGGGGCTGTAA
- the fliP gene encoding flagellar type III secretion system pore protein FliP (The bacterial flagellar biogenesis protein FliP forms a type III secretion system (T3SS)-type pore required for flagellar assembly.), with translation MRVIVTVIIGIVLLVAWAGPAMAQQAGGVAMAPSSPIMPQITIGVGQANSPDQISTALKIMLLLTVLALVPSFLVMLTSFTRIVVVLSFMRQALGTHQTPTNQIVLGLALFLTVFIMFPVWTQINQNALKPYMDQQIGYEEAIENAMEPLRVFMFKHTREKDLGLFLKISNQPKPRTITDVPTIALVPAFVVSELKTAFTIGFLIWLPFLIVDMVIASVLMSMGMLMLPPIMISLPFKLLVFVLADGWYLLIGSLVNSFVT, from the coding sequence ATGAGGGTTATTGTAACCGTCATCATAGGGATAGTGTTGCTTGTGGCCTGGGCCGGACCGGCCATGGCGCAGCAGGCGGGCGGCGTCGCCATGGCGCCCAGTTCCCCGATTATGCCCCAAATCACCATTGGGGTCGGGCAGGCCAACAGCCCCGATCAGATATCCACGGCCCTCAAAATTATGCTGCTGCTTACTGTGCTGGCGCTGGTGCCCTCGTTTCTGGTGATGCTCACGAGCTTCACGCGCATTGTCGTCGTACTTTCTTTTATGCGGCAGGCCTTGGGGACGCACCAGACGCCGACGAACCAAATCGTGTTGGGATTGGCCCTCTTTTTGACGGTCTTCATCATGTTCCCGGTGTGGACCCAGATCAATCAGAACGCCCTCAAACCGTACATGGACCAGCAAATCGGTTACGAGGAAGCCATCGAAAACGCCATGGAACCGCTGCGTGTTTTCATGTTCAAGCATACGCGTGAAAAAGACCTGGGACTCTTTCTGAAAATTAGTAACCAACCCAAGCCGCGCACGATTACCGACGTGCCGACAATCGCCCTCGTGCCCGCGTTTGTTGTCTCGGAACTCAAAACCGCCTTTACCATCGGCTTTTTAATCTGGCTGCCTTTTTTGATCGTCGACATGGTGATCGCTTCGGTGCTGATGAGCATGGGAATGCTGATGTTGCCGCCCATCATGATTTCCCTGCCTTTCAAGCTCTTGGTGTTTGTGCTTGCCGATGGCTGGTACCTGTTGATCGGCAGTTTGGTCAACAGCTTCGTGACGTAG
- a CDS encoding flagellar biosynthetic protein FliO: MRHRTIIFLLLLVATLWIAAPAAAELSYLMKMNFVVGVAPSGDACSLKFDVKNRAGLDGASVITKGRELHITFPVSYTHPPVRQFNKLESKCFQQVAMAQINKKTVRAVARLRDQYKGTTDAHVIVQGDTVAVKMGLAPAVAAPPVVAKLSPPPKNDIPEEAKVDLAAIFGDVAPKDKPAVDSPKPAAKQTEPAAAEAEQEAGFGISEAVIKMIVALCVTLALLVGLAALARRFKLPARLQGGKHGKIRVVQTGMIDMKRRIVVVDVAGELIVVALTSSGVTMLTKIESEQARRRLLGEPEPETAECEHEGFMGPKPIEPASFGRETETAPDSLSDAAATFSAKLRAYSRHVPTESTAAGHDTLRSIAERVKGLKRL, translated from the coding sequence ATGCGCCACCGGACGATCATATTCCTGCTATTGCTAGTCGCGACGTTGTGGATCGCCGCGCCGGCGGCGGCCGAACTGTCCTACCTTATGAAAATGAATTTCGTGGTCGGCGTCGCTCCGTCGGGAGATGCTTGCTCCCTGAAATTCGACGTCAAAAACCGCGCCGGTCTCGACGGGGCCTCCGTGATCACCAAAGGCCGGGAACTGCACATTACGTTCCCGGTGTCTTACACACACCCGCCCGTGCGGCAGTTCAACAAACTGGAAAGCAAGTGCTTTCAGCAAGTCGCCATGGCGCAGATCAACAAAAAGACAGTGCGCGCCGTAGCGCGGCTGCGCGATCAATACAAGGGAACCACCGACGCCCACGTCATCGTGCAGGGTGACACGGTGGCGGTGAAAATGGGCCTCGCGCCCGCCGTCGCGGCGCCTCCGGTTGTGGCCAAACTATCGCCGCCGCCGAAAAACGACATCCCCGAAGAGGCGAAGGTCGATTTGGCCGCCATTTTCGGAGACGTTGCCCCCAAAGATAAGCCCGCCGTGGATTCCCCTAAGCCGGCGGCGAAACAGACCGAGCCGGCTGCGGCCGAAGCCGAACAGGAAGCCGGGTTCGGCATATCCGAGGCAGTCATCAAAATGATCGTCGCTCTCTGCGTCACCCTGGCGTTGTTGGTCGGGTTGGCCGCGCTGGCGCGACGCTTCAAACTGCCGGCGCGATTGCAGGGTGGGAAGCACGGCAAGATTCGCGTCGTACAAACGGGCATGATCGACATGAAACGTCGCATTGTCGTAGTCGACGTGGCCGGCGAATTAATCGTCGTGGCGTTGACGTCCAGCGGCGTGACGATGCTTACGAAAATCGAATCCGAACAAGCGCGCCGCCGGTTACTCGGTGAACCCGAGCCCGAAACGGCGGAATGTGAACATGAAGGTTTTATGGGTCCCAAACCGATCGAACCGGCGAGCTTCGGCCGGGAAACCGAAACGGCACCGGATTCCCTATCCGACGCGGCGGCGACATTCAGCGCCAAGTTGCGCGCGTACTCGCGGCATGTTCCGACGGAGAGCACGGCCGCGGGGCACGATACGCTGCGCAGCATCGCCGAGCGGGTCAAAGGGCTGAAACGCCTGTAA
- the fliN gene encoding flagellar motor switch protein FliN encodes MPDDVLNQDDIDSLLSEMNTEQDGEDNAAKKDEKKAGDPNSDPAAWGLSDEDMKKGEAEGTAAEPSGATESAATESAEKRDERSRDMPMEQFERSVRIEQEQARSLEFVLDIPLVLTVEVGRTRMTIGELLGLGPGSIVELQKLAGEPLEIFVNNKLVARGEAVIVNEKFGIRLTDVISKSERIESLK; translated from the coding sequence ATGCCGGACGACGTTCTCAATCAAGACGATATCGACAGCCTGTTGTCGGAAATGAACACCGAACAAGATGGCGAGGACAATGCCGCCAAGAAAGACGAGAAAAAGGCCGGCGATCCCAACTCGGATCCCGCCGCGTGGGGCTTGTCCGACGAGGATATGAAAAAGGGTGAAGCCGAGGGTACTGCCGCCGAGCCAAGCGGCGCGACCGAAAGCGCCGCGACCGAAAGCGCCGAAAAACGCGACGAGCGGTCACGCGACATGCCCATGGAGCAATTCGAGCGATCCGTGCGCATCGAGCAAGAGCAGGCTCGCTCTCTGGAGTTCGTGCTCGATATTCCACTTGTGTTGACCGTGGAAGTGGGCCGCACGCGTATGACGATCGGCGAATTGCTCGGCCTCGGACCGGGCAGCATCGTCGAACTGCAGAAATTGGCCGGCGAACCCCTTGAAATCTTCGTCAACAACAAGCTGGTGGCACGTGGCGAGGCGGTCATTGTCAACGAAAAATTCGGGATTCGCTTAACCGACGTCATCAGTAAATCCGAGCGCATCGAATCGCTCAAGTAG
- a CDS encoding HDOD domain-containing protein yields MSDADRLKLKVKCPHCGGLFVVNAPVPKAKLSEVEPEAEEAAASPESALSLDTPSTPTERGSTASGNEPESEEFEDIDEEEAVEVSPEEEAFRERVIKAILARDFDLPMLPHVALKVIRLTSDEDASMQDLAKVILTDQTIAAKIISIANSPVYAGVVEINNINQALVRLGQTEVKNLMLAISLQTKIFKSRLYGRLAKRLWERAVGVAFASRVVASATNNDKNESFLAGLMHNIGRMISLTVIESAQRRVEDDFRPQEEMIENIVEQYQRDVGELTVEKWTLPSIVNQVVRFYGRPEEQIKPEPAVAVVGVGELLCIHTGIGSEKPEEVDFASQPAVKMLRLEPETTEDLVGRFQEIFESAKTEIL; encoded by the coding sequence ATGAGCGACGCCGATCGCCTCAAGCTCAAAGTAAAGTGCCCTCACTGCGGTGGCTTGTTCGTTGTCAACGCCCCGGTGCCGAAAGCCAAACTCTCGGAAGTCGAACCCGAGGCCGAAGAGGCGGCCGCGTCGCCGGAATCGGCCCTGTCTTTGGATACGCCTTCGACACCGACGGAGCGTGGGTCGACGGCGAGCGGGAACGAACCGGAATCGGAAGAATTCGAAGACATTGACGAAGAGGAAGCCGTTGAAGTATCGCCGGAAGAAGAAGCGTTTCGTGAGCGAGTTATCAAGGCGATTCTCGCCCGGGACTTCGACCTGCCGATGCTGCCTCACGTGGCGCTCAAGGTGATTCGATTGACCAGCGACGAAGACGCCAGCATGCAGGATTTAGCCAAAGTGATCCTCACCGATCAGACCATCGCCGCCAAGATCATCAGCATTGCCAACAGCCCGGTCTACGCCGGCGTTGTGGAAATCAATAATATCAATCAGGCCCTCGTGCGCCTCGGACAAACCGAGGTCAAGAACCTCATGCTGGCCATCAGCCTACAAACCAAAATCTTCAAAAGTCGGTTATACGGTCGCTTGGCCAAACGGCTTTGGGAGAGAGCCGTGGGCGTCGCATTTGCGTCCCGCGTCGTGGCCAGTGCGACGAACAACGATAAGAACGAATCGTTCTTGGCGGGCTTGATGCACAATATCGGCCGCATGATTTCGCTGACGGTCATTGAATCCGCGCAACGCCGCGTCGAGGATGACTTCCGACCACAAGAAGAAATGATCGAAAACATCGTCGAACAATACCAGCGCGATGTCGGCGAACTGACCGTGGAAAAATGGACGCTGCCAAGCATTGTCAATCAGGTCGTACGCTTTTACGGCCGCCCGGAAGAGCAAATCAAACCCGAACCCGCGGTGGCTGTAGTCGGCGTGGGAGAGCTTCTTTGCATCCACACGGGTATCGGCAGTGAGAAACCGGAAGAGGTCGATTTCGCCTCTCAGCCGGCGGTGAAAATGTTGCGCCTTGAACCGGAAACTACTGAAGATCTGGTTGGACGTTTCCAAGAAATTTTCGAGAGCGCCAAAACGGAGATTCTCTAA
- a CDS encoding flagellar motor protein MotB yields the protein MARKKDAGPGSDPNAWMVTFSDLLTLLLTFFVLLISMSSLDDKKLKEAFETLMPIVGVGMMDGPPIPSTGNKDDRLLVIRRALIQAIAFERAKLGSDLVNIEIPGGTDSGFPENTDGSPEGGDDPRKIRPGGDGADSGNGEAPEPESTLEVFADERGLIVRLPAGITFSSGRADLRPEFKLVLESIGRTIKEKDLIAVVEGHTDDRPISTLRFASNWELSMSRAASAVRFLAKVVGVGPERLAASGYADTRPIATNQTSQGRQKNRRVEVILNVREPDKVKKLTDPKQENKTNG from the coding sequence ATGGCAAGGAAAAAAGACGCCGGCCCCGGTAGCGATCCCAATGCGTGGATGGTCACATTCTCCGATCTGCTGACCCTCCTGTTGACCTTCTTCGTTTTGCTGATCTCCATGTCCAGCCTCGACGACAAGAAACTCAAGGAGGCGTTCGAAACCCTGATGCCCATTGTCGGCGTCGGCATGATGGACGGCCCACCAATTCCTTCGACCGGAAACAAGGACGATCGCCTACTGGTCATTCGACGGGCTCTTATCCAGGCCATCGCCTTTGAGCGGGCGAAGCTCGGCTCGGATTTGGTCAATATCGAAATCCCCGGCGGTACCGATAGCGGCTTCCCCGAGAATACCGATGGATCTCCCGAGGGCGGCGACGATCCGCGCAAAATCAGACCCGGCGGCGACGGGGCCGACTCGGGCAACGGCGAGGCCCCGGAACCCGAAAGCACGTTGGAGGTTTTCGCTGATGAACGGGGCCTGATCGTGCGTTTGCCCGCCGGCATTACCTTTAGCTCCGGCCGCGCGGATCTGCGTCCGGAATTCAAACTCGTGCTTGAGAGCATCGGCCGAACGATTAAGGAAAAGGACCTGATCGCCGTCGTCGAGGGCCACACGGACGATCGACCCATCAGTACGCTGCGCTTTGCCAGCAACTGGGAGCTGAGTATGTCGCGGGCCGCTTCGGCCGTTCGCTTTCTCGCCAAAGTTGTCGGTGTCGGGCCCGAGCGACTCGCTGCCTCCGGTTATGCCGACACCCGGCCAATCGCAACGAATCAAACGTCCCAAGGGCGTCAAAAAAACCGCAGAGTCGAAGTAATACTAAATGTACGGGAACCGGATAAAGTCAAAAAATTGACTGATCCGAAACAGGAGAACAAAACGAATGGTTGA
- the fliM gene encoding flagellar motor switch protein FliM, with product MGQVLSQEEVDALLSAVSEGITDEEKPLSPEEHVALSQALNRSQRTYEDHEVRPYDITSQDRIFRGKMPMMEVIHEKFCRDFRSSLSIELRRVVDVEVGDIRLVKFGEFLNGLSLPTSINLFKMDPLRGMGAMIVESSFAFVLVNIFLGGVGKSRFRVEGRDFSAIELNIVRKVVSSGLFEFQKAWEAVEPVKVKFERTEINPQFVSIAHPTEIVMVIESSVDVEGSSGLIQIVMPYAMIEPMREKLSSGFLGEGAAYDDSLWRETITRAVLNSKVNVTARLGQMSMSVDQLTRMKVGQEIILDQFADEPVELVVEGTSKFDGHVGVQRGYKAVRIHHIGG from the coding sequence ATGGGCCAGGTTCTTAGCCAAGAAGAAGTTGATGCGCTGCTTTCGGCGGTTTCGGAGGGAATTACCGATGAGGAAAAACCTCTATCGCCCGAGGAGCACGTCGCGCTTTCCCAGGCCCTGAACCGCTCTCAGAGAACATACGAGGACCACGAGGTCCGTCCCTACGACATCACCAGCCAAGACCGGATTTTCCGCGGCAAAATGCCGATGATGGAAGTCATCCACGAAAAATTCTGTCGCGATTTTCGCAGTTCGCTCTCGATCGAATTGCGGCGCGTTGTCGATGTCGAGGTCGGGGATATTCGCTTGGTCAAGTTCGGCGAATTCCTCAACGGGTTGTCGTTGCCTACCTCCATCAACCTGTTCAAGATGGACCCGCTGCGGGGTATGGGCGCGATGATCGTGGAAAGCAGTTTCGCGTTTGTGCTGGTCAATATTTTTCTCGGGGGCGTCGGCAAAAGCCGCTTTCGCGTGGAGGGTCGCGATTTCTCCGCGATCGAACTTAACATCGTGCGCAAAGTGGTCAGCAGCGGGCTGTTCGAGTTCCAAAAGGCCTGGGAGGCCGTGGAACCGGTCAAAGTCAAGTTCGAGCGCACCGAAATCAACCCGCAATTCGTATCCATCGCCCACCCGACCGAAATCGTGATGGTCATCGAAAGCAGCGTCGACGTCGAGGGCAGCTCGGGACTGATTCAAATCGTCATGCCCTACGCCATGATTGAGCCCATGCGCGAAAAACTCTCGTCCGGCTTTTTGGGTGAGGGTGCTGCGTATGACGATTCGCTTTGGCGCGAGACCATCACCCGCGCCGTATTGAATTCCAAAGTGAATGTTACCGCCCGACTCGGGCAGATGAGCATGAGTGTCGATCAACTGACCAGAATGAAGGTCGGCCAAGAAATTATCTTGGACCAATTTGCTGACGAACCCGTCGAACTCGTCGTGGAAGGCACCTCGAAGTTCGATGGACACGTCGGTGTTCAGCGCGGCTACAAAGCTGTGCGAATCCATCACATCGGGGGCTGA
- a CDS encoding motility protein A, whose protein sequence is MDIATVIGIVVAFGLVLASLLMGAGLAAYVDVRSVLIVIGGTFGVIFINWPLRVIFNIGGVIKNAFFAKPADLNALTARLVTYATKARKEGILALESATDGEEVEFLRKGIQMAVDGLEPNVIQSLLEKELEQVEQRHKIGADLFTAFGTFAPAMGLIGTLIGLVAMLQSMDDPSTIGPAMAVALLTTFYGAILANMFFLPVAGKLRMRSDEEVTSMELMLEGILSISAGDNPRILETKLHAFLAPKLRETQFK, encoded by the coding sequence GTGGACATAGCAACCGTTATCGGAATCGTTGTCGCGTTTGGGTTGGTGCTTGCCTCCCTGTTGATGGGGGCCGGTCTCGCGGCTTACGTCGATGTCAGAAGCGTGCTCATCGTGATCGGCGGCACATTCGGCGTCATCTTCATCAACTGGCCCCTACGAGTTATTTTCAACATCGGCGGGGTCATCAAGAACGCCTTCTTTGCCAAACCCGCCGACTTAAACGCGTTGACCGCCCGACTGGTAACCTACGCCACAAAAGCCCGAAAAGAGGGTATCCTTGCCCTCGAAAGCGCTACGGACGGCGAGGAAGTCGAATTTTTGCGCAAGGGCATTCAAATGGCGGTCGACGGTCTGGAACCCAACGTCATCCAATCCTTGCTCGAGAAAGAGTTGGAGCAAGTCGAGCAGCGCCATAAAATCGGGGCAGACCTCTTTACCGCTTTTGGCACCTTCGCGCCGGCGATGGGCCTGATCGGAACCTTGATCGGGCTGGTGGCCATGCTGCAAAGCATGGACGATCCAAGCACGATCGGCCCGGCCATGGCGGTCGCGTTGCTGACGACGTTCTACGGAGCGATTTTGGCGAATATGTTCTTCTTGCCGGTTGCCGGCAAACTCAGGATGCGGTCCGACGAGGAAGTGACTTCGATGGAATTGATGTTGGAAGGAATCCTCTCGATTTCCGCCGGCGACAATCCACGCATCCTCGAAACGAAACTGCATGCCTTCCTCGCGCCGAAATTGAGGGAAACGCAGTTTAAATAA
- the fliQ gene encoding flagellar biosynthesis protein FliQ produces the protein MNIELLATIGSEAIWTAWEVASPVLLAGLAVGLVISVFQAVTQINEMTLTFIPKIIVAALAVAFSYDRMITVIVNFTERMFTEWGSFLQ, from the coding sequence ATGAATATAGAACTGCTCGCCACGATCGGCAGCGAAGCCATCTGGACCGCATGGGAAGTCGCCTCGCCGGTTCTGTTGGCCGGTCTGGCGGTCGGATTGGTTATCAGCGTCTTTCAAGCCGTCACCCAAATCAACGAAATGACGCTCACCTTCATCCCGAAGATTATTGTCGCCGCGCTGGCCGTGGCGTTCAGTTACGACCGCATGATTACCGTGATCGTTAATTTTACCGAACGCATGTTCACTGAATGGGGGAGCTTTCTGCAGTAA